The Sneathiella sp. P13V-1 genome window below encodes:
- a CDS encoding AraC family transcriptional regulator, producing the protein MLVSRGEDGGKIRRHLKHISPNRLERLRYLAGIAVKLTDDPCLAIDTGQLVSLASYGILGYSFMQSRSLEELYIQVKKNMWVLDPTEKNALKLSQPEGRYVISYENPPHWPEVPYFYIDLFFSALLHQSRELSRKNLDGAVLYLKRPAEHIPPTYSKKLGIEVIGNSETDLLILQKETVRETFPDTHLFHSPSFYSHCDVLLGGMKKESTLVEKVRHSLLGHSGRADLETIATEFGMSSRTMRRHLTTLGTSFRHIQKELLVHISKEYLANTPLSIADIAELIGYHDAPTYSRAFKQITGHTPAEFKKQKPAKE; encoded by the coding sequence GTGCTTGTCTCTCGTGGGGAGGATGGAGGTAAGATCAGGAGACATCTGAAGCACATATCCCCCAATCGGTTGGAAAGACTACGCTATCTCGCTGGAATAGCTGTAAAACTGACCGACGATCCATGCCTTGCAATAGACACAGGTCAGCTCGTTTCACTCGCCTCCTATGGTATTTTGGGTTACAGCTTCATGCAAAGCCGAAGCCTTGAGGAGCTATATATACAGGTCAAAAAAAACATGTGGGTGCTTGACCCAACAGAAAAGAACGCATTGAAATTGTCACAACCTGAAGGTCGATATGTAATCTCTTACGAGAACCCTCCTCACTGGCCTGAAGTCCCTTACTTCTACATAGACCTATTCTTCTCCGCTCTTCTCCACCAATCGCGAGAACTCTCAAGAAAAAACCTTGATGGTGCCGTATTATATTTGAAACGCCCAGCGGAACACATTCCTCCCACCTATTCAAAAAAACTGGGAATTGAAGTTATTGGAAACTCAGAAACGGATTTGTTAATTTTGCAGAAGGAAACAGTAAGAGAAACCTTTCCTGACACGCATCTTTTTCATTCTCCCTCTTTTTACTCCCATTGCGATGTCTTGCTTGGCGGTATGAAAAAAGAAAGCACCCTCGTTGAGAAGGTCAGGCATAGCCTCTTGGGCCATTCCGGCAGGGCAGACCTTGAAACAATTGCGACAGAATTTGGGATGAGCAGTCGTACCATGCGGCGACACTTAACCACCCTTGGGACCAGTTTCAGGCACATTCAAAAAGAGTTACTGGTTCACATCTCAAAAGAGTATTTGGCGAACACACCACTTTCTATTGCCGACATAGCGGAGCTGATTGGATATCATGATGCCCCCACCTACTCACGTGCGTTCAAGCAGATTACCGGCCACACACCCGCTGAGTTCAAAAAACAAAAGCCCGCCAAAGAATGA
- a CDS encoding glycosyltransferase family 25 protein, producing MQKHPVSDQLQIFVINRKKDAERRANMSKRLGDLGLEFEFFEAVDGHQIDAYSVPEYDGEKRRLYFGRDLSIGEIGCILSHRAIYRKITDERIPLTLILEDDTHFKEDFPDVLEALVRESKKWDMIRFLDRKKIFKAPYRILKQLTETYSLARVRGIPGGAYAYLVTSRAAEVLYNNTKRNSVQIDIIHGRHWETGLDVLVTKPSPVSPDLEIPSTIGETRFDKEITVSGFKRLIFPVFRFCFKVNSSIRSRWYFAKKKQADRRNWRI from the coding sequence ATGCAAAAACACCCCGTATCAGATCAATTACAGATATTTGTAATTAATCGCAAAAAAGATGCTGAACGGCGTGCAAACATGTCCAAACGATTGGGGGACTTAGGTCTTGAATTCGAATTTTTCGAGGCTGTTGATGGTCATCAAATAGACGCTTATTCTGTTCCAGAATATGATGGGGAAAAGCGCAGACTTTATTTTGGGCGAGATTTGTCTATTGGCGAGATCGGCTGCATACTCTCCCATCGTGCAATCTATAGAAAAATAACCGATGAGCGAATACCTCTAACGCTCATATTGGAAGATGATACTCACTTTAAAGAAGATTTTCCGGACGTTTTAGAAGCGCTAGTTCGAGAATCCAAGAAATGGGATATGATCCGATTTCTTGATAGAAAGAAGATTTTCAAGGCTCCGTATCGCATTCTCAAACAGTTGACAGAGACTTATTCACTGGCGAGAGTGAGGGGGATCCCCGGGGGAGCGTACGCTTATCTGGTAACAAGCAGAGCAGCTGAAGTTCTCTATAACAATACGAAACGCAACTCTGTTCAGATAGATATTATACACGGAAGACATTGGGAGACGGGTCTTGATGTGCTCGTGACAAAACCGTCTCCGGTCTCCCCAGATTTGGAAATCCCTTCCACGATCGGAGAAACGAGATTTGACAAAGAAATAACAGTGTCAGGCTTTAAACGGTTAATATTTCCGGTTTTCCGGTTTTGTTTCAAAGTTAATTCATCCATTCGCTCGAGGTGGTATTTTGCTAAAAAGAAGCAAGCAGATCGTCGAAACTGGAGAATATGA
- the fbaA gene encoding class II fructose-bisphosphate aldolase — protein MSLKLPAGVVFGEEYQKLVKNCKDNNFALPAVNVVGTDSINAVMEAAAKNGGDVIIQLSNGGAGFYAGKGAPDANEAMILGAVSAAQHVHLLAKHYGICAVLHTDHANRKLIPWVDALIDRGADYKKKNGVPLFSSHMVDLSEEPLEENLAESARLLKRAVELDMSIEIELGITGGEEDGVGSDIDTIDNSKLYTQPEDVLAAYDALNEIGHFSVAASFGNVHGVYKPGNVKLRPEILKSSQEMVAKERGLGDKPLDLVFHGGSGSELSAIRDAIEYGVFKMNIDTDTQFAFAEGVGKFAEENMVAFKHQIHPETEQPLKKLYDPRKWLRMGEESMVTRLTQAFEELNATGKSVAE, from the coding sequence GTGAGCTTGAAATTACCTGCTGGTGTGGTTTTTGGTGAAGAATATCAAAAGCTTGTCAAGAACTGTAAAGACAATAACTTCGCGTTGCCTGCCGTTAACGTTGTGGGCACAGATTCCATCAACGCCGTGATGGAAGCAGCCGCGAAAAACGGTGGTGATGTTATCATCCAGCTTTCCAATGGTGGTGCTGGTTTCTACGCAGGTAAGGGCGCTCCAGATGCTAACGAAGCGATGATCCTGGGTGCAGTTTCTGCCGCGCAGCATGTTCACTTGCTCGCAAAGCATTACGGCATTTGTGCTGTTCTACACACTGACCATGCTAATCGTAAACTTATCCCTTGGGTGGATGCGTTGATCGACCGCGGTGCAGATTACAAAAAGAAAAACGGTGTACCACTGTTCAGTTCTCACATGGTCGATCTGTCTGAAGAACCACTTGAAGAAAATCTTGCAGAATCTGCGCGCCTCCTTAAACGTGCCGTTGAACTCGACATGAGCATTGAAATTGAGCTTGGTATCACTGGCGGTGAAGAAGATGGTGTGGGTAGCGATATCGACACTATTGATAACAGCAAACTCTACACGCAGCCAGAAGACGTGCTGGCTGCATATGACGCGCTTAATGAAATTGGTCATTTCTCGGTAGCGGCCTCTTTCGGCAATGTCCATGGCGTCTACAAACCCGGTAATGTCAAACTTCGCCCAGAGATTTTGAAATCTTCTCAGGAGATGGTCGCAAAAGAGCGTGGCCTTGGGGATAAGCCACTTGATCTTGTTTTCCACGGTGGATCTGGATCCGAGCTTTCTGCGATCCGTGATGCGATTGAGTATGGCGTGTTCAAAATGAATATCGATACAGATACTCAGTTTGCTTTTGCGGAAGGCGTTGGCAAGTTTGCCGAAGAAAATATGGTGGCTTTCAAGCACCAGATTCACCCTGAAACAGAACAGCCGCTGAAGAAGCTTTATGACCCTCGTAAATGGCTGCGCATGGGTGAAGAAAGCATGGTCACGCGCCTTACTCAAGCATTTGAGGAGCTCAACGCAACTGGCAAGTCTGTCGCTGAGTAA
- a CDS encoding 3-hydroxyacyl-CoA dehydrogenase family protein, whose protein sequence is MTREVKSVAVLGGGTMGLGIAAASADAGADVLLLDVTMEAAKASLDRMKNIRPPAFENPESANRIKLGSFGDDLAKIADYDWICEAIIEDVDTKRDLFAKLEPLRSEGSVVSTNTSGIPLKDISEGMPERLRKDIVVTHFFNPVKIMRLMELIPGEDTTEDVTTALADFCAQKLGKGVVYAKDTVNFIGNRIGCFFMLSGLHKSRAALQSGMQMEKVDALLSKPVGLPPTGLYGLIDLIGLDIMDLVGKNLEVNLPEGDVGRGFTSFPPEEQAMLERKQLGRKVKGGFYRLNIAEDGTKSKEIFDLVKQDWRPQEAVELTTEQQTTEQVFFGDDAESKLVWDVMGGTLLYAADLIPEIADDVVNIDRAMRWGFGWAKGPFELLDQLSPAKVIAKLEAEGSELPAMLKVLKDAGAESFYRNDGSEYLTLDGKWEAVPAE, encoded by the coding sequence ATGACACGTGAAGTAAAATCCGTCGCGGTACTCGGTGGCGGTACTATGGGTCTTGGTATTGCGGCAGCATCTGCTGATGCGGGTGCTGATGTTCTGTTGTTGGATGTTACAATGGAAGCCGCAAAAGCATCTCTGGATCGTATGAAAAATATTCGTCCGCCGGCATTTGAAAATCCTGAATCTGCTAATCGTATCAAATTGGGTAGCTTTGGCGATGATTTGGCGAAAATCGCGGATTATGATTGGATCTGCGAAGCCATTATCGAAGATGTAGACACTAAACGTGATTTGTTTGCCAAACTGGAACCCCTTCGCAGCGAGGGTTCTGTTGTCTCCACAAATACATCCGGTATCCCACTGAAAGATATTAGCGAAGGTATGCCAGAGCGTCTTCGCAAAGACATTGTAGTTACGCACTTCTTTAACCCAGTAAAAATCATGCGCCTGATGGAACTTATTCCGGGTGAAGATACGACGGAAGACGTGACAACAGCACTGGCAGATTTCTGCGCTCAGAAGCTGGGCAAAGGTGTTGTTTATGCCAAAGACACTGTAAATTTCATCGGTAACCGGATCGGCTGTTTCTTTATGTTGTCCGGCCTGCATAAATCCCGTGCGGCGCTCCAGTCTGGTATGCAGATGGAAAAAGTTGATGCGCTTCTCAGCAAACCTGTGGGCCTTCCGCCAACCGGTCTTTATGGTCTGATCGATTTGATTGGTTTGGATATCATGGACCTGGTCGGCAAAAACCTTGAAGTAAACCTGCCAGAGGGTGACGTTGGACGTGGCTTTACCTCTTTCCCACCGGAAGAGCAGGCAATGCTGGAACGCAAGCAGCTTGGCCGTAAAGTTAAAGGTGGTTTCTACCGTTTGAATATTGCCGAAGATGGCACCAAAAGCAAAGAGATCTTTGATCTGGTGAAGCAGGACTGGCGCCCTCAGGAAGCTGTCGAATTGACTACTGAGCAACAAACAACTGAACAGGTATTCTTCGGCGATGATGCTGAAAGCAAGCTTGTTTGGGATGTTATGGGCGGAACATTATTGTATGCAGCGGATCTGATCCCTGAAATTGCAGATGATGTTGTGAACATCGACCGCGCTATGCGTTGGGGCTTTGGATGGGCGAAAGGTCCATTTGAACTTCTTGATCAACTTTCACCAGCAAAAGTTATTGCGAAACTTGAAGCAGAAGGCAGTGAATTGCCAGCTATGCTGAAAGTACTGAAAGATGCAGGTGCTGAAAGTTTCTACCGCAATGATGGATCTGAATATCTGACATTGGATGGTAAATGGGAAGCTGTTCCTGCAGAGTAG
- a CDS encoding acyl-CoA dehydrogenase family protein has translation MSFINLVEPLAEEIKTRAGEFEKQGYVSQDIVRKLAEQGLYRLCNEEAYGGLSGTAEDYAQLTEYVATLDGSTAWVLFIGITSALSYMNLPTEEVNVVFKEQTDITAGVFAPMGRAFPDQKDGVKGYRLSGRWQWGSGIRNSTFISAGGFVVDLDGRIQKTPQGLPDQRMFLLDVKDVDVLDTWHVSGLKGTGSTDFQTKDLFVSESRAFTLFSKHTPDTPVHRFPAFGFLAIGIAAVALGLAKASLDELTDIAIAKTPQGSRKPLAMRSSTQIRMALATAKYRAARSLMYEEIRKIWSEAETSSELSVEARRDLRLALTYTVMQCVEVVTEMYTLAGGSSVYETSPLQRYFRDIHVAQQHMMVGEMTLELTGRLFLDVETDTSQL, from the coding sequence ATGTCATTCATCAATCTGGTGGAACCATTAGCCGAAGAAATAAAAACAAGGGCTGGGGAGTTTGAAAAGCAGGGCTATGTCTCTCAGGATATCGTTCGTAAGCTCGCCGAGCAGGGTCTGTATCGTTTATGTAATGAAGAGGCTTACGGCGGTCTTTCAGGGACTGCAGAAGATTATGCGCAGCTAACTGAATATGTGGCGACCCTTGATGGGTCTACCGCATGGGTTTTGTTTATCGGGATCACTTCAGCCCTCTCCTACATGAACCTACCGACGGAAGAAGTAAATGTTGTTTTCAAAGAACAAACAGATATAACGGCCGGAGTCTTTGCCCCGATGGGCCGGGCTTTTCCTGATCAGAAAGACGGAGTGAAAGGATATCGCCTGTCAGGGCGTTGGCAGTGGGGATCCGGTATCCGCAATTCCACTTTCATTTCGGCTGGCGGGTTCGTTGTTGACCTGGACGGAAGAATACAGAAAACGCCACAAGGTCTGCCGGACCAGAGAATGTTCCTGTTAGATGTGAAGGATGTGGATGTTCTTGATACTTGGCACGTGTCTGGTTTGAAAGGAACCGGATCTACGGACTTTCAAACTAAAGATTTATTTGTATCAGAAAGCCGCGCCTTTACACTTTTTTCAAAGCACACACCGGATACACCGGTACATCGCTTTCCAGCCTTTGGTTTCCTCGCCATTGGGATTGCAGCCGTAGCTCTTGGGCTTGCAAAAGCGTCGCTTGATGAACTGACAGACATCGCAATCGCCAAAACCCCGCAAGGCAGCCGCAAACCTCTTGCCATGAGGTCCAGCACGCAGATTAGGATGGCGCTTGCAACGGCGAAATATCGGGCGGCCCGCAGCTTGATGTATGAGGAAATTCGAAAAATCTGGAGCGAAGCAGAAACCTCATCTGAGCTTTCCGTAGAAGCGCGAAGAGATCTGCGTTTGGCGCTGACGTACACGGTCATGCAATGCGTAGAGGTCGTCACTGAAATGTATACATTGGCCGGGGGAAGTTCTGTCTACGAGACAAGTCCGCTACAGCGATATTTCAGGGATATTCACGTAGCACAGCAGCATATGATGGTGGGGGAGATGACATTGGAACTTACAGGGCGATTGTTCCTTGATGTGGAAACAGATACGTCACAGCTTTAA